The following coding sequences are from one Kushneria phosphatilytica window:
- the lnt gene encoding apolipoprotein N-acyltransferase, which translates to MISLVQRPWLGHLAALLAGALTTLTFAPFSQWWIGLITMAVLFGVLGGCGVRRGALRGWLFGVGLFGTGTSWVYVSIHDYGYTSIPVALLLTGLFVVTLALFQAATFALYRLISPSRLDPLSFAGMYTLGEAFRSWAFTGFPWLYLGSAHVESPLASLAPLGGVYLISLFVALSGALIWQLVLKRCWWWIPALAALWMIPMLLPRLWVSPEGNPITVALVQGDQPQLEKWTRDGQRNAANTYAGLTRQITDDPRLVIWPETALPLFADQAMPFLESVQATLPANSTLVTGILQRKQDRYYNSVMALNQPGEAYRKAHLVPFGEYLPLSGLLRGIVGFFDLPMSNMSAGDAAQPPLQVGPLRLGVAICYEIVYPDLVRQRAENANVLLTVSNDAWFGHSIGPLQHMQMAQLRALENNRYLLRGTNNGMTAIVGPDGRVTAQAPRFTPAVLEGSIRPIRGETPFTHTGSWPTLVGALLLAVAGGVMTRRRSNV; encoded by the coding sequence ATGATCTCCCTTGTGCAACGCCCCTGGCTGGGCCATCTGGCGGCGCTACTGGCTGGTGCACTGACTACTCTGACCTTTGCTCCCTTCAGCCAGTGGTGGATCGGACTCATCACCATGGCTGTGCTGTTCGGCGTGCTGGGGGGATGCGGGGTACGCCGTGGAGCGCTGCGAGGCTGGTTATTCGGTGTTGGGCTGTTCGGCACCGGCACCTCCTGGGTCTATGTATCGATCCATGATTACGGCTATACCAGTATCCCGGTAGCGCTGCTGCTGACGGGACTGTTTGTCGTGACGCTCGCACTGTTTCAGGCAGCCACCTTTGCCTTGTACCGGCTGATTTCCCCTTCCAGGCTGGATCCGCTGAGCTTTGCCGGCATGTACACTCTGGGTGAAGCCTTTCGCAGCTGGGCCTTTACCGGCTTTCCCTGGCTCTATCTGGGCAGTGCCCACGTTGAGTCACCGCTGGCGAGTCTGGCCCCCCTGGGAGGGGTCTATCTGATCTCACTATTTGTAGCGCTGTCGGGCGCTCTGATCTGGCAACTGGTACTCAAGCGTTGCTGGTGGTGGATACCGGCCCTGGCAGCACTTTGGATGATCCCCATGCTGCTGCCCAGACTGTGGGTCTCTCCCGAAGGCAATCCGATAACCGTTGCACTGGTACAGGGTGATCAGCCCCAGCTCGAGAAATGGACACGGGACGGTCAACGCAATGCAGCCAACACCTATGCCGGGCTGACGCGTCAGATCACGGATGATCCGCGCCTGGTTATCTGGCCGGAGACGGCACTGCCCCTGTTTGCAGATCAGGCCATGCCTTTCCTTGAAAGCGTCCAGGCCACCCTTCCTGCCAACTCCACCCTGGTGACCGGCATCCTGCAACGTAAGCAGGATCGTTACTACAACAGCGTCATGGCGCTGAACCAGCCCGGGGAAGCTTATCGCAAGGCACATCTGGTGCCCTTCGGTGAATATCTGCCACTTTCCGGCCTACTGCGGGGCATTGTCGGTTTTTTCGATCTCCCAATGTCGAACATGTCCGCCGGCGATGCCGCACAACCTCCGTTACAGGTTGGTCCCCTGCGCCTGGGTGTCGCAATCTGCTATGAGATCGTTTATCCGGATCTGGTCCGGCAACGGGCTGAAAACGCCAATGTTTTGCTGACGGTCTCCAATGATGCCTGGTTCGGCCACTCCATCGGTCCGTTGCAGCACATGCAGATGGCACAGCTGCGAGCACTGGAGAACAATCGGTATCTGCTCAGGGGGACCAATAACGGCATGACAGCCATTGTGGGGCCCGATGGTCGTGTCACGGCGCAGGCACCTCGCTTCACGCCCGCCGTACTTGAAGGCAGCATCCGCCCGATCCGCGGAGAAACGCCCTTTACCCATACTGGCAGCTGGCCAACGCTGGTCGGCGCCCTGCTATTGGCAGTAGCCGGTGGAGTCATGACTCGACGCAGGAGTAATGTCTGA
- a CDS encoding TIGR04211 family SH3 domain-containing protein has translation MRRQFGCIFLGLLLGATTSVVQAAPDRWVSDDLSTWVRSGPSDNYRIVGTVNSGDPVTLLETQGDYSHIRSNDGDEVWIKSADLQSEPSVQKRLPALQSKVEDLTGQLDGINSKWQNRVASMKATLEARQSRIDELQKTNDSLNEQLTSAQSEMRKYRARLDTERNDLLMRYFLYGGGVAGAGLVLGLLVPHLPRRRKRRDRWF, from the coding sequence ATGCGACGACAATTCGGATGTATTTTTCTCGGCCTGCTACTGGGTGCCACCACAAGCGTGGTGCAGGCGGCACCTGATCGTTGGGTCAGCGATGATCTATCGACCTGGGTACGCAGTGGGCCGAGTGATAACTACCGTATCGTGGGAACAGTCAATTCCGGCGATCCGGTCACCCTGCTGGAGACTCAGGGAGATTACAGTCATATCCGCAGTAACGATGGCGATGAAGTCTGGATCAAGAGTGCTGACCTGCAGTCCGAGCCGAGTGTTCAAAAGCGCTTGCCGGCCCTTCAGAGCAAGGTTGAAGATCTGACCGGTCAACTGGATGGCATCAATTCGAAATGGCAGAACCGGGTTGCCAGCATGAAGGCGACGCTCGAGGCGCGTCAGAGTCGTATCGACGAACTGCAAAAGACCAATGATTCACTCAATGAACAGTTGACCAGCGCTCAGAGCGAAATGCGCAAGTACCGAGCCCGGCTCGATACCGAGCGTAACGATCTGTTGATGCGCTATTTTCTCTATGGGGGTGGTGTCGCAGGGGCCGGCCTGGTACTGGGGCTGCTGGTGCCGCATCTGCCGCGACGCCGCAAGCGTCGCGACCGCTGGTTCTGA
- a CDS encoding zinc ribbon-containing protein codes for MRDSREHETSSSEDHADQRDNDRLGNAYDRIIGRFSDRTDHLSREGLQRELDEAVQFEADVEEFTRDELALLRAWVSRDLGELRRYLGSGGSTVADWLGIDLDVLSARLRNGLFSIADRTPIDQLRFEEDLEAAQADYCEGEIAAPGRMTCVHCGEQTTLGQRQRLGPCPACGHRWFRRDTTPIR; via the coding sequence ATGCGCGATTCCCGTGAACATGAGACGTCTTCTTCCGAAGATCATGCCGATCAGCGCGATAATGACCGCCTTGGCAATGCCTATGACCGAATCATTGGCCGCTTCAGCGATCGCACGGATCATCTCTCCCGTGAAGGGCTGCAGCGCGAACTCGATGAAGCAGTGCAGTTTGAAGCTGATGTCGAAGAATTTACCCGGGATGAACTGGCTCTGCTGCGCGCCTGGGTATCACGTGATCTCGGAGAATTAAGGCGCTATCTGGGCAGTGGTGGCAGTACCGTGGCCGACTGGCTGGGCATCGATCTCGATGTATTGTCGGCGCGGTTGCGCAACGGGCTCTTTTCGATTGCCGATCGAACGCCGATCGATCAGCTACGGTTCGAGGAAGATCTCGAGGCGGCTCAGGCAGACTATTGCGAGGGAGAAATTGCTGCTCCGGGTCGCATGACCTGCGTACATTGTGGCGAGCAGACCACCCTGGGTCAGCGTCAGCGTCTGGGACCCTGTCCGGCCTGCGGTCATCGCTGGTTCCGTCGCGATACCACGCCGATTCGCTGA
- a CDS encoding DUF1820 family protein produces the protein MAASPLYRVIFLQQGELWELYARDIYQSELWGFLEIEGFVFGDASKVVVDPSTERLRRAFEGVSRSYLPINAVVRIDEVEREGTPRATKAEGNVTAFPGNNQWPPRSE, from the coding sequence ATGGCAGCCAGCCCGCTATATCGAGTGATATTCCTGCAGCAGGGAGAGCTCTGGGAACTTTACGCCCGCGATATTTATCAGAGCGAGCTATGGGGATTTCTGGAAATAGAGGGATTCGTTTTCGGTGATGCTTCAAAGGTCGTGGTAGACCCGAGCACCGAGCGGTTACGCCGCGCTTTTGAAGGGGTCTCGCGCAGTTATCTCCCCATCAATGCCGTGGTGCGCATTGATGAGGTCGAACGGGAAGGGACGCCACGCGCAACAAAAGCAGAGGGTAATGTGACCGCCTTTCCCGGTAATAACCAGTGGCCGCCACGCAGTGAGTAA
- a CDS encoding HlyC/CorC family transporter, with translation MSDDRSGSHNGRSWLDRLINAFGGDSDEPSSRDELLTFLREAATRLKIDQDELSIIEGAFNIGTMQVRDIMIPRSQVVAIRADQRPEQCLPIIHETAHSRYPVIDDSLDEILGVLLVKDMLPLILQNEAQRSAFSLRDVLRPAVFVPESKRLNSLLKEFRDTRNHMAIVVDEYGGTAGIVTIEDILEQIVGDIEDEHDIEEEDDIRDLGDGSYAVKALTPIEDFNERFGTQFSDDEFDTVGGLVMQRFGHLPGRNESTELDNWRFTVMNADNRRIRWLQVSPLDGALNLLTHDRVAS, from the coding sequence ATGAGCGATGACCGATCGGGAAGCCATAATGGCAGATCCTGGCTGGACCGACTTATCAACGCCTTTGGCGGCGACAGTGATGAACCCAGCAGTCGGGACGAACTGCTGACCTTCCTGCGAGAAGCCGCTACCCGACTGAAGATCGATCAGGATGAGCTCTCGATTATCGAGGGCGCTTTCAATATCGGCACCATGCAGGTGCGCGATATCATGATCCCCCGTTCCCAGGTAGTCGCCATTCGGGCTGATCAACGCCCGGAACAGTGTCTGCCGATCATTCATGAAACCGCCCACTCCCGCTATCCCGTCATTGACGACAGCCTCGACGAGATTCTTGGCGTGTTGCTGGTCAAGGATATGCTGCCTCTGATTCTTCAGAATGAAGCGCAGCGCAGCGCATTCTCGTTGCGTGATGTCCTGCGCCCGGCCGTTTTCGTGCCGGAATCCAAGCGCCTGAACAGCCTCCTCAAGGAATTTCGTGACACCCGCAACCATATGGCGATCGTGGTCGATGAATACGGCGGTACAGCCGGGATTGTCACCATCGAGGACATCCTTGAACAGATCGTGGGTGATATCGAGGACGAACACGATATCGAGGAAGAGGATGACATTCGCGATCTCGGCGATGGCAGCTATGCCGTCAAGGCACTGACACCGATCGAAGATTTCAACGAACGCTTTGGCACCCAATTCTCCGATGACGAGTTTGACACCGTCGGAGGGCTGGTGATGCAGCGTTTCGGGCACCTGCCCGGCCGCAATGAATCTACCGAGCTCGACAACTGGCGTTTCACGGTCATGAACGCCGACAATCGCCGGATTCGCTGGCTACAGGTCAGCCCGCTTGATGGCGCCCTGAATCTGTTGACTCACGACCGCGTCGCCTCCTGA
- a CDS encoding YdcF family protein, which translates to MPDWIQHLVLPPGGLLVMGLLGIALIRRWPRTGRNIALAAMAALWLLSTNRVSSWLMQPLENSVPVATSEQWTNAGAIVVLGGGRLFGQPQLGGRDDVTPMALQRLADAARIHRRTGLPILTSGGGGQRGTDDPPEADLMAWRLQHSFGVPTRWREIQSHDTAHNARYSARILGQAGIDTVVLVTTAWHMPRAARNFRQQGLKVLAAPTGFTARSGYGLSSIVPNPRALRYSFWALHEYLGLLAGR; encoded by the coding sequence ATGCCTGACTGGATACAGCATCTGGTGCTGCCTCCTGGCGGCTTGCTGGTGATGGGCCTGCTCGGTATTGCCCTGATCCGACGCTGGCCACGCACAGGGCGCAATATAGCGCTGGCTGCCATGGCAGCATTATGGCTGCTCTCCACCAACCGGGTATCCAGCTGGCTGATGCAACCACTGGAAAACAGCGTGCCAGTGGCGACGTCCGAACAATGGACCAATGCTGGTGCCATCGTCGTACTTGGGGGAGGACGTCTGTTCGGCCAGCCCCAGCTGGGCGGGCGTGACGATGTCACGCCAATGGCGCTGCAGCGACTGGCCGATGCAGCGCGTATTCATCGACGCACCGGGCTCCCCATCCTGACTTCCGGTGGCGGTGGCCAACGGGGCACCGATGACCCGCCGGAAGCCGACCTGATGGCGTGGCGGCTACAGCACTCCTTTGGCGTGCCAACCCGCTGGCGTGAAATCCAGAGCCACGATACGGCCCACAACGCCAGGTATAGTGCTCGCATTCTCGGGCAGGCGGGAATCGATACCGTTGTGCTGGTCACCACGGCCTGGCACATGCCGCGCGCGGCGCGCAACTTCCGTCAGCAGGGGTTGAAGGTGTTGGCTGCACCGACCGGTTTTACGGCCAGATCCGGTTATGGCCTGAGCAGTATTGTGCCCAATCCGCGGGCGCTGCGTTACAGTTTCTGGGCGTTGCACGAGTATCTCGGCCTGCTTGCCGGACGCTGA
- a CDS encoding PhoH family protein — translation MSQHSANAHRVLQLTLEPNDPMRLASLSGQQDEHLRLIEERLGVTIRNRGNAFQLAGTGSQVKAAGNILEHLYRETESAELSPDMVHLYLQEAGIEAIVEEDTATGESADGSLIRTPKVMIKPRGANQQRYVGSIHQHDINFGIGPAGTGKTFLAVAAAVEALNQQQVSRILLVRPAVEAGEKLGFLPGDLAQKIDPYLRPLYDALYEMLGFEQVNKLIERQVIEIAPLAYMRGRTLNNAFVILDESQNTTREQMKMFLTRIGFGSTAVITGDITQVDLPKGTQSGLIHVLQVLRDVPGIGISHFDSRDVVRHPLVARIIEAYDAWESEEDRSA, via the coding sequence TTGAGTCAGCATTCCGCCAATGCGCACCGCGTGCTCCAGCTGACCCTGGAGCCCAATGACCCCATGAGGCTGGCCAGTCTCAGCGGTCAACAGGATGAACATCTTCGACTGATCGAGGAACGCCTGGGGGTCACCATCCGCAACCGGGGCAATGCCTTTCAGCTGGCCGGTACCGGTTCCCAGGTCAAGGCCGCCGGCAATATCCTCGAGCATCTGTATCGCGAAACCGAATCAGCCGAGCTCTCGCCCGACATGGTGCACCTCTATCTGCAGGAAGCCGGCATCGAGGCCATTGTCGAAGAGGATACGGCGACGGGCGAATCTGCTGACGGGTCCCTGATCCGGACACCCAAGGTGATGATCAAGCCGCGCGGTGCCAACCAGCAGCGCTATGTCGGCTCGATCCACCAACATGATATCAATTTCGGTATCGGGCCGGCGGGCACGGGCAAGACCTTTCTGGCAGTCGCTGCTGCGGTCGAAGCGCTCAATCAGCAGCAGGTCAGCCGTATCCTGCTGGTCCGCCCTGCGGTGGAAGCCGGTGAAAAACTCGGCTTCCTGCCCGGGGATCTTGCTCAGAAAATCGATCCCTATCTGCGTCCACTCTATGATGCGCTCTACGAAATGCTTGGCTTCGAGCAGGTCAACAAGCTGATCGAGCGTCAGGTCATCGAGATCGCCCCGCTGGCCTACATGCGTGGGCGTACGCTCAATAACGCCTTCGTAATTCTCGACGAGAGTCAGAACACTACGCGTGAACAGATGAAAATGTTCCTGACGCGTATCGGTTTCGGCTCGACTGCCGTGATCACCGGCGATATCACTCAGGTCGATCTGCCCAAGGGCACTCAATCCGGTTTGATCCACGTCCTGCAGGTGCTCCGGGACGTTCCCGGTATCGGCATTTCCCACTTCGACTCGCGTGATGTGGTCCGCCATCCACTGGTGGCCCGAATCATCGAAGCCTATGACGCCTGGGAGAGCGAAGAGGATCGCAGCGCATGA
- the ybeY gene encoding rRNA maturation RNase YbeY, with translation MSESIVDCQIAVDFPTLPTQNDLERWTTAALARAGEHSRHELTIRFVDESESRTLNRDYRARDKSTNVLSFPFEAPSNIELPLLGDLIICAAVVEREAIEQAKPLMDHFAHMVVHGTLHLLGHDHIEDDEAERMEALEREVLASLGIDDPYAERTVSPDAPAGEGGAGEDERPYA, from the coding sequence ATGAGTGAATCGATCGTCGACTGCCAGATAGCAGTCGATTTCCCCACTCTGCCGACCCAGAACGATCTGGAGCGCTGGACAACAGCTGCGCTTGCGCGAGCCGGTGAGCACTCGCGCCATGAACTGACCATTCGGTTTGTCGATGAATCAGAGAGTCGAACGCTCAATCGCGATTATCGCGCTCGGGACAAATCGACCAACGTACTCTCCTTTCCCTTCGAGGCACCCTCCAATATCGAGCTGCCCCTGCTGGGGGATCTGATCATCTGTGCTGCAGTGGTTGAACGCGAAGCCATCGAGCAGGCCAAGCCACTGATGGATCACTTCGCCCATATGGTGGTCCATGGTACCTTGCATCTGCTGGGACATGACCATATCGAGGACGATGAGGCCGAACGCATGGAGGCTCTCGAACGAGAGGTGCTGGCCTCACTGGGCATTGATGACCCTTACGCGGAGCGCACCGTTTCACCGGATGCCCCGGCCGGGGAAGGCGGGGCTGGCGAGGACGAGAGACCATACGCATGA
- the miaB gene encoding tRNA (N6-isopentenyl adenosine(37)-C2)-methylthiotransferase MiaB produces the protein MAKKLFIKTHGCQMNEYDSARMADLLGESHQLELTDNEQEADVILLNTCSIREKAQEKVFHQLGRWKQLKADNPDLVIGVGGCVASQEGENIRKRAPHVDIVFGPQTLHRIPDMLDARHSGGRTDRISMVDVTFPEIEKFDRLPAPSSDGVTSFVSIMEGCSKYCSFCVVPYTRGEEISRPFESVMDEVAHLADQGVREVNLLGQNVNAYRGYNEEGEEIDLAELIACVAAIDGIDRIRFTTSHPVEFTDSLVEAYAEIPELVSHLHLPVQSGSDRILKAMKRGHGREAYIEKMERIRANRPDISFSSDFIIGFPGETEQDFLDTMELIERIGFDHSFSFIYSKRPGTPAAELEDNTPEAVKKERLKILQDHISNNAMRISRRMVGTTQRILVSGFSPRDPGELSGRTENNRVVNFRATDPLALIGSFVDVEITEAYPNSLRGRLQETLPESA, from the coding sequence ATGGCGAAGAAACTCTTCATCAAGACTCACGGCTGCCAGATGAACGAGTACGACTCGGCGCGCATGGCCGATCTGCTCGGCGAGTCTCATCAACTGGAGCTCACCGACAACGAGCAGGAGGCCGATGTCATCCTGCTCAATACCTGTTCGATCCGCGAGAAAGCGCAGGAGAAGGTGTTCCATCAGCTCGGCCGCTGGAAACAGCTCAAGGCTGACAATCCCGATCTGGTGATCGGTGTCGGGGGCTGTGTCGCCAGCCAGGAAGGCGAGAATATCCGCAAGCGGGCACCACATGTCGATATAGTCTTCGGCCCGCAGACACTCCATCGCATCCCCGATATGCTCGATGCCCGCCATAGTGGCGGTCGTACCGATCGCATTTCGATGGTCGATGTTACCTTTCCCGAAATCGAAAAATTCGATCGGTTGCCGGCACCCAGCTCCGATGGCGTGACATCCTTTGTCTCGATCATGGAAGGCTGCTCGAAGTACTGCAGCTTCTGCGTGGTGCCCTATACGCGAGGCGAGGAGATTTCCCGACCCTTCGAAAGCGTAATGGATGAGGTCGCGCATCTGGCGGATCAGGGAGTGCGCGAAGTCAACCTGCTGGGGCAGAACGTCAACGCCTATCGCGGTTACAACGAGGAAGGCGAGGAGATTGATCTGGCCGAGTTGATCGCCTGCGTGGCAGCGATCGATGGCATCGATCGCATTCGCTTCACTACTTCTCATCCGGTCGAGTTCACCGACTCTCTGGTGGAAGCCTACGCCGAGATTCCCGAACTGGTCAGCCACCTGCATCTGCCGGTGCAGTCAGGCTCGGATCGCATTCTGAAAGCGATGAAGCGCGGTCACGGCCGAGAGGCGTATATCGAGAAGATGGAGCGCATCCGCGCCAACCGGCCGGATATCAGTTTCTCCTCGGATTTCATCATTGGGTTCCCGGGTGAAACCGAACAGGATTTCCTCGACACCATGGAGCTGATCGAGCGCATCGGTTTCGATCACTCCTTCAGTTTCATCTACTCGAAGCGCCCGGGCACGCCGGCCGCCGAGCTGGAAGACAATACGCCCGAGGCCGTCAAGAAAGAGCGCCTGAAGATCCTGCAGGATCACATCAGCAATAACGCCATGCGCATTTCTCGTCGGATGGTGGGTACCACCCAGCGCATTCTGGTTTCCGGTTTCTCGCCTCGTGATCCAGGTGAACTGTCCGGTCGAACCGAAAACAATCGTGTGGTCAACTTCCGAGCCACCGATCCGCTTGCTCTGATCGGCAGCTTCGTGGATGTGGAAATCACCGAAGCCTACCCCAATTCATTGCGTGGTCGACTTCAGGAAACGCTCCCTGAAAGCGCCTGA
- a CDS encoding MFS transporter, which translates to MVSAANNNNGSPDTTVAPAILHRVITASAIGNFIEWFDFAIYGFLAVTLSQHFFPPGEPSLALLQTFAVFAVSFALRPLGGVVFGMLGDRIGRKRVLSLTVLLMAGATTLIGLLPTWQSVGMAAPLALALARCIQGFSTGGEYAGACAFVMEHAPRRQRGRYGSFIPVSTFAAFALAAVLGFTMNALLSEASMQQWGWRVPFLIAAPLGLIGLYMRLRLDESPAFKALRQQEGVPHAPLKETIRSHGAVILCLSAFISATALSFYMFTTYFATYMQVVGHASETTALLASLGALIFAALLCPIVGLYADRVGRRRTIMTACFSLIMAVFPAYWLAGSGNFLESLIGAAMIAIGAVICGVVTAVLLSEQFPTRVRYTASALCYNLAYTVFGGTAPLIATWLIDVSGSNLAPAWYLVVIALLALAGGMRLPETAHRVLEEEDVESDTPLAQAGI; encoded by the coding sequence ATGGTCTCTGCCGCCAACAATAACAACGGCTCTCCTGACACCACGGTGGCGCCTGCCATCCTGCATCGTGTCATCACCGCCTCGGCTATTGGCAATTTCATCGAGTGGTTCGATTTTGCCATCTACGGCTTTCTGGCGGTGACACTGTCACAGCACTTTTTCCCGCCCGGCGAGCCATCGCTGGCGCTGCTGCAGACCTTCGCCGTCTTTGCCGTTTCCTTTGCCCTGCGGCCACTGGGCGGCGTGGTGTTCGGTATGCTGGGGGACCGCATCGGTCGCAAGCGCGTGCTCTCCCTCACGGTGCTGCTGATGGCCGGAGCCACTACCCTGATCGGGCTGCTGCCCACCTGGCAGAGTGTCGGCATGGCGGCACCCCTGGCATTGGCGCTGGCACGCTGTATTCAGGGCTTTTCGACGGGTGGCGAGTATGCAGGGGCCTGTGCCTTTGTCATGGAGCATGCGCCCCGCAGGCAGCGCGGTCGCTATGGCAGTTTCATTCCGGTATCGACCTTTGCTGCCTTCGCCCTGGCTGCCGTACTGGGGTTTACCATGAATGCCCTGCTCTCCGAAGCCAGCATGCAGCAGTGGGGATGGCGTGTACCCTTTCTGATTGCCGCACCACTGGGGCTGATCGGACTCTACATGCGCCTGAGACTTGATGAATCTCCGGCCTTCAAAGCCCTGCGCCAGCAGGAGGGAGTACCACACGCGCCCCTGAAGGAGACCATCAGGAGCCATGGCGCCGTCATTCTCTGTCTGAGCGCCTTCATCTCGGCCACGGCGCTCTCGTTTTACATGTTCACCACCTATTTTGCGACCTACATGCAGGTTGTCGGTCATGCCTCGGAAACCACCGCCCTGCTCGCCAGTCTGGGGGCGCTGATCTTCGCAGCCCTGCTATGCCCGATCGTGGGTCTTTATGCCGATCGGGTGGGCCGCCGCCGTACTATCATGACAGCCTGCTTCAGTCTGATCATGGCCGTCTTCCCGGCATACTGGCTGGCGGGCAGCGGCAATTTCCTCGAATCGCTGATCGGTGCCGCAATGATAGCCATCGGCGCAGTCATCTGTGGGGTGGTGACCGCCGTGCTGCTTTCAGAGCAGTTTCCAACACGAGTGCGCTATACGGCCTCGGCGCTGTGCTATAACCTGGCCTATACGGTGTTCGGGGGTACCGCTCCGCTGATCGCCACCTGGCTGATCGATGTCAGCGGCAGCAATCTGGCGCCGGCCTGGTATCTGGTCGTGATTGCACTGCTCGCACTGGCGGGTGGCATGCGCCTGCCCGAAACCGCTCACCGGGTTCTGGAGGAGGAGGACGTCGAATCTGATACACCACTGGCACAGGCCGGCATATGA